A segment of the Bacteriovorax sp. PP10 genome:
GAAACTCGCAAGAGAGTTTATGAGTATTTGGTTGCTCTTAAAAATAAGAAGCAAGAAAAGCCGAAACGTAAACACGGGAACATCCAACTATGAGTAAGATTACTTCAGGAAACAAAAGAATTCTTATCATTAACCGTGGAGAGATTGCCGCTCGTATCGCAAAAGCGTGTCGCGAGTTAGGTCACACTGCTGTGGGAGTTTGGACGGATAATGAAGTTCAAGCAAAACACTTAGAAGTTTGTGATGAATGGGTACGTCTTCCAGGTTCTACTAATGCTGAGACTTATTTAAATATTCCAAATATTTTAGAAGTTTGTAAAAAATACCAAATTGATGGTGTTCACCCAGGATACGGATTCTTATCAGAGAACACTGAGTTTTCTCAGGCGCTAGTTGATAATGGAATCGTTTGGATTGGACCGCACCCAGAAGCTGTAAGAGTAATGGGTGATAAAGCTGTTTCAAAAGAATTTGCTAAGAAAGTTGGGATGCCGGTTGTTCCGGGTTCTACTGGGCCAGTAAAAACTATTGAAGAAGCCATCAAGATTGCTAACGAAATTAAATATCCTATTCTACTAAAAGCTGTTGCTGGTGGTGGTGGACGTGGGATGCGTACATGTTTCAATGAGCAAGACGTTAGAAATAACTTCGAAGCTGTTGGAAGAGAAGCTGCATCTGCATTTAAAAACGGTGATCTTCTTGTTGAGAAGTTCATTGTTAATCCACACCATATTGAAGTTCAGATTTTAGCTGATAGAAAAGGCAACGTATTTCACTTTTTCGAAAGAGAATGCTCGATTCAACGTCGCCACCAGAAGATCGTAGAAGAAGCACCGTCGCCATTCATTGGTGATGATGAAGAACTACGTCAGAGAGTTTGTAATTCGGCCGTAAAATTAGCTAAAGCTATTAATTACGATTCAGCAGGAACTGTTGAATTAATTATGGGTGAAGATAAAGAATTTTACTTCTTAGAGATGAACACTCGTATTCAGGTAGAGCATCCGATTACTGAAGAAATCACGGGAATCGATTTGATCGTATGTATGATCCAGTCTGCTTTCGGTGAAGATCTTGGGATTCCTTCACAGGAATGGATTAAGAGAACAGGTCACGCGATTGAATGTCGTATCTGTGCTGAAGATCCAATCACAATGCTTCCAGCTCCAGGAACTGTAACAGGTTGTGAAACGAACTTCCCTCAAGGAACTCGTTTTGATAACTGTCTTTATAAAGGTCTTCAAGTAACTCCAGACTTCGATCCAATGGTTGGAAAGCTGGTTGTTAAAGGGATTTTAAGAGAAGTTGCAATCAGAAAAATGAGAGCTGCTCTTGATGGATTACTTCTGGAAGGGTTGAAGACTAACATTCCTCTTCATAAAGTTATTATGAGAAATGAAGTTTTCATTAACGGTAAATATTCAACTAACTTCATTGCAACTGAGAAACCTCAAGAGCAAGTTGTTACTGATATGAACTTCACTTCAATCTACAAGCAAATTGCCGGGATTGAAGCTAGAAGAATGGGGTTATAATGAGAACGTATTTAATTGATAACGATAAGAATGAATATATCGTAGATTTAACGAAAACAATCACTCACTCTGCTGAGATGGTTGAATTCGAATTCAGAACGATTAAGGATCAAAAAGAACTTAACAAAGAAACGATCTTTGTTAGAAAACTTGCTGATCAATACTTTGCATCTACTGATGGAACTAGATGGAATAAGCTAGCTCGTCAGGATTCACCGGGGATTATGCTAAACGTGGATAGAGTTTTTAAACTTTACCGCGGTTATAAGCCTTCTTCGCTTGGTGGTGGAGATGAAGGTGGACTATTTACTCAAATGCCTGGAAAAGTTGTTAAAATCGACTGTAAAGTTGGTGACAAAGTTTCTAAGGGACAAGCACTGTTAATTTTAGAAGCTATGAAAATGGAAAACGAAATTAAGTGTGGAACTGATGGGATTGTTAAAGCTATTCACGTTAAGGTCGGAGACGCTCTTGATAATGGTGTTTTAATGATTGAAGTTGAAGCTGAGTAATTAGATTTTGATAATTTTGTTTTAATTAAAGGCTCCTTCGGGAGCCTTTTTTATTTTTCTTTGAATAAAATAGTGTCGACTAGTTTATGAGCAGCTTTTAGTGGTGACGTTTTTGATGTGGCCACGTCTTTTTCTAAATCAGCTTTTTGTTTTTTGAATTCTAGTTTTGAATTAATTTTTAATTCGATGAGTTCATGGATTAGTTTATTGAACCAGTCCTTGTTTTGATCTGAGCGCTTCTCTTTTATCTGATCTACGATATTAGAAGTATTTTTATACTCAGTCAGGATGTCGTAGATTTCGCTGATTCCAATCTTTTCGACAGATGAGCTTGTTACAACTTTGGGTTTCCATAGGGAAACTGATGTTAATAATTCAAGAGCGCCTGAGTATTGTTGAACAGCGGCCTTTGCCATCTGTTTCATATTTCCGTCTGCTTTATTGACGATGATGAGGTCTGCGAGTTCGAGAATTCCGCGTTTGATTCCTTGAAGTTCGTCTCCGGCATTTGGAAGCATAAGAATGGCGAAAAAATCGACCATACTATGGACTTCGTATTCTGATTGTCCGACACCGACAGTTTCGATGAGGATGAAATCAAATCCAGCTGCTTCACATAGAAGAGCAGCTTCTCTGGTTTTATGTGAAACTCCGCCAAGGGATCCTGATGTAGGAGAGGGGCGGATGAATGCGTTTGGTTCTTGAGAGAGTTTTTCCATGCGTGTTTTATCACCCATGATGCTTCCACCGTTTATTGGTGAACTTGGGTCTACAGCAAGAACTGCGACCTTGTGGCCTTTTGCGATTAGGAATTGTCCGAAGGCCTCGATGAAGCTTGATTTACCTACACCTGGGACACCTGTGATGCCGAGACGGAAGCTCTTACCTGTGTGAGGTAAGGCCTGATCTAATAATTCACTCGCTTCGATTCGATCACTATCTTTTGTTGATTCAAGAAGTGTGATGGCCTTTGCTAAGGTTCTTCTATCGCCTTTAATAAGATTGTTGATGTCGATCATTATTTTTTATCCGTAAGGTTAGCTTCGATTGCTGCTAGAACATCTCTTGCTGCAACTGGGATAACTGTTCCTGGTCCGAAAATTCCTTTTACGCCTGCTTTTGTAAGGAAGTCGTAATCTGTTTTTGGAATAACTCCACCAGCAACTACGATGATATCGTCAGCGCCTAGTTTTTTTAGTTCTGCCATTAATTCAGGAATTAACGTTTTATGTCCTGCTGCTTGAGATGAAACTCCGACAACGTGAACGTCGTTTTCTACAGCTTGTTTTGCAACTTCTGCTGGTGTTGAAAATAGAGGAGCAAGGTCGATGTCGAAACCTACGTCAGCAAAAGCTGTCGCGATAACTTTAGCTCCGCGGTCGTGTCCATCTTGTCCCATTTTAGCAACGAGCATTCTTGGTCTGCGTCCGTGTCTTTCAACAAATGATTTAATGTCTTCAGTGATTTTCATCCAGTTCTCATCCTTTTCAAAAGATTTACCATATACGCCTGTTACTGTTTGCGAGTTAGCATTGTAGCGGCCCCATACTCTTTCAAGTGCGTATGTGATTTCTCCGATGCTGGCGCGAAGTCTTGCTGCTTTGATCGCTAGATCTAGTCCGTTACCGTTTCCAGTTCTTGCGTAGTCAGTTAGGTCTTCCAGAGCTTGCATAACTGCATGGTCATCTCTGTGAGTGCGTAAGTGATTTAGTCGCTCAATTTGTGAATCACGAACAGCATGATTATCGATTTCTAATGTTTCAATTGAGTCTTCTGTTTGAAGACGGTGCTTGTTTACACCAACGATAACATCTAAACCTTTATCAATTCTTGCTTGTTTAATGGCTGCTGATTTTTCAATGTTAAGTTTTGGAAGACCAGTCTCGATAGCTTTTGCCATTCCACCAGCTTGTTCCACTTCGGCCATGATTTCTTCAGCACGATTAATCATCTCTTGAGTAAGAGACTCCATCATGTACGAACCACCCCAAGGATCAACTACATTTGTGATGTGAGTTTCTTCCTGGATAATGATTTGAGTGTTGCGGGCAATTCTAGCAGAAAATTCTGTTGGAAGAGCGATGGCTTCATCAAAAGCATTAGTGTGAAGAGATTGGGTTCCACCAAAAACTGCGGCCATAGCTTCAATCGTTGTTCTGATAACGTTGTTGTATGGGTCTTGCTCTGTTAGTGACCAACCAGATGTCTGGCAGTGAGTGCGGAGCATTTTTGAGTCTTCTTTTGTTGGATTGTATTTTGAAACAACTTTATTCCATAGGAATCGAGCAGCTCTAAGTTTTGCAATTTCCATGTAGAAGTTCATTCCGATACCGAAGAAGAATGAAAGTCTTGGAGCGAAGTCGTCGATGTTCATTCCAGACTTGATTGCTGTTTCGATATACTCTTTTCCATCGGCGATTGTGTAAGCAAGCTCAAGAGCTGCGTCTGCTCCGGCCTCTTGCATATGATAACCCGAGATAGAAATTGAATTGAATTTTGGCATATTCTTCGCTGTGTAGCTGAAGATATCTGCGATTGCTCGCATTGATGGAGCTGGTGGGAAGATGTAAGTATTTCTTACCATGAACTCTTTTAAGATATCGTTTTGGATTGTTCCAGAAAGTTTATCTTGAGTTACACCTTGCTCTTCTGCTGCAACGATATAGTTTGCGAGAATTGGAAGGACGGCCCCATTCATTGTCATTGAAACTGAAACTTTATCTAATGGAATTCCATCAAAAAGAATTTTCATATCTTCAACAGAATCGATAGCAACACCAGCTTTACCAACGTCACCAGAAACTCTTGGGTGATCTGAATCATATCCTCTGTGAGTCGCTAAATCGAAAGCAACAGAAACACCTTGTGCTCCGGCAGCTAAAGCTTTGCGGTAAAAGTTGTTTGATTCTTCTGCAGTTGAAAATCCTGCGTACTGTCTGATTGTCCAAGGACGTCCAGCGTACATTGTTGCTTTTGGGCCACGGATGAATGGCTCAATTCCAGGCATTGTATCTGTGTATTGTAATTTCTCTATATCTGCTTTTGAGTAGAAAGCTTTAACAGGAATTCCTTCCGGAGAGTTCCATGTTAGGTCAGAAGGCTTTTTGCCTTTTGTTTCTTTTTCTACGAGTTTTTCCCAATCTTTCAGCATAGTGCTTCCTTAAAAATTTGATTACAACTTACTCTACCAAATAGTTAGCAGGCCGTGAAATATTACTCGATTCAATGACGTCATGGCCCATTTCACTTCTTAGTTTTTTAGTTTATAGTTAATATTCATCAAAGCTAAGGCGTAAATTATGCAGAATGACGACTCAAAGAAAGACAATTTGCAGTTTTTGGGCCTTGGAAAAACAAAGTTTAATTCATCGATCTGCTTGATTGATGAAAACAGTACCGAACTCATACTTACCGAAAGACTCAATAGAAAAAAGAACTCTGGTTTATGGCCGGAATTACCTCTGAAATCAGTTTATTCAAGATTAAATATTCAAACATTAAAGATGGCCGAAAATAGAGATGTGCATAGGCCTTCTACTATTGAGGACATTCAAAATACTCTATTTCCTTTTTATGATTATCTTCAGAAAAACGAATTGGGGATTTTTACAAAACATTTTAATCCTGATCTTCCTTATGTTCCTCATCATCTTTGTCATGCTTATGCGGCACTGACGCTTTCACCTTTTGAAAAGTCGGTGATTGTTGTTATGGATGGAGCAGGGACTGATGTTGGTGGTGGAGAGTTTGAAGAGTGTACAGTTTACTTGCAGAATGGTGTGAATCTCACTCAAGTGTTTCAGCAGTTAGTGCGGTTTACGACAAATTCAACTCGTAGTTTTGCCAATAGAATTGGTGGGAGTTATGAGACGGCGTCTGAATTTATTTTTAATTCACCTAACTCTTCTGGAAAAGTTATGGGGCTTGCTTCATTTGGTACGCCGATGGAGTATGAAGAGCATTTACAGTTTCAAGAGAATTTAAATTGGGATTATTCTTTTAAAGGAAAGAGTAAAAAGGATTGGGAGGATTTAGATCATACGCTGTTTAAAAACATAGCGGCTTCGGTTCAGCAGAAACTGGAAAGTGATTATGATAAAATCATTCAATTGATAAAAATGAAGTATCCGGATTATGAGAATTTAATTCTTACTGGTGGATGTGCACTCAACTGTACTAATAATGCCAAATTAATGTACCAAAAACTATTCAGCAAAATTTTTGTTCCTCCATTTCCTGGAGATGAATGTATTGGATTTGGTCTTGCTCATTATTTAAAGTATCAAAATAATCGAGGTAGCTGGATGCCAGTTCCTTTTGAGAATCAGTCTGCCTATTTTGGCGCGAAGGCCTCTATTCCACAAGATGCTGCTATTGAAAGAGAATTTCCTCTGGATCGTTTTGAAATTAAGAAGTGTAACGACATCATTGAAGAAACAGCTAGGCTACTTAATGAAAAATATATCGTGGCCTGGTTTCAAGGAAGAAGTGAATCTGGACCTCGTGCATTGGGAAATAGGAGTATTTTAGCTCGCCCGGATGTAGCTGGGCTCAAAGATAAATTGAATCAAAGTATCAAATTCAGGGAAAGTTTTAGACCTTATGGATGTTCAATTATCCAGGAAAAGGCCCATGTTTATTTTGATATAGATCAAAATTTCAATAATCCCTACATGTCTTTTGCAATTAAGGTTCGTGATGAGCATGCTGAACTACTTAAGGAAGTCAGCCATATTGATGGAACTTCCCGAATGCAAACGGTAAAAATTGGGCAGAATGAAAAATTTTATAAACTTCTTGAGAGATTTGGACAAAAGTCAGGACTGCCATGTCTCTTGAATACTTCGTTGAATGTCATGGATGAGCCTATTGTGGAAACTATTCAGGATGTCAGACGTTTTATGGAAAATACGCCTACGGACTATCTCGTCATAAATGACTATCTGATTAAAAGAAAATCCTAATTTTTGCCAGAAAGTTTTTACTAGGTCATAATTTCTTTAATGAAATATCAAAAGATCTTACTCATTTCTAAGGACGAAATCTCTGCGTGGGAGAGCTGTAAGCATATTACCAGCAATCTTGCTGAGAGCTATTTTCAGGCCTTCAAAGATCAGGAAGTTGTCACTTTAAAAGTGGCGGAAGATCTTTCACTTTTTCAAGCCTACGCACATGCTGAAGACATTAAAAAAAATAAGTTCGATCTGATTGTATGGCTGGATCATAAGCCTAATGCGGCCTTAATGGTTGAGGCCTTGGATATAACTTTTGCTCAGTATGAATATGAGCAAAAACCTAAATTCCTTGTTCACCTGTTTGGTGATTTTGTTCTGGATTGTAATGGGTGGGAAGCGGTTGAGAAATCTATTCAAAGATACCCTGTGCATTTTATTGCTGCTTCAGAACGACAAAAAAAATTAGTGGAAACATTCTGTGTAACTAGTTCATCTGTATGTTCCGTTATTCCGTTTCCAGTTAGTGAGCAAAAATTTAATGTGGATAACCTTGTTGGTAATCGCAAAGAATATCGTGAAAAATTAAATGCTGTAGATGATTTTGTTATCATTTACACTGGCAGAATTTCTTATCAAAAAAATGTAGATAAACTTATAAAGATTTTTAAAAGTCTGGAGAGTGCTTTAAATAAAAAGGCCCAGCTTTGGATCATTGGACCATGGGACGATATTCTTTTGCCATACGCTGGTATTGAAGGCCTACCTGGATCATATTATTTACAATTTAGTAGTGCGAATCCACTAACTGAAGCTGATAATCAAAAAATAAAATTTATCGGTCAGTTAAATTCAAGTGAACTACTAAAAGCGTATCATGCTGCTGATTTATTTATGAGCTTGAGTACGTTTAACGATGAAGATTATGGAATGTCAGTGGCAGAGTCTCTTGCTACTGGACTACCATGTTTATTAAGTGACTGGGCAGGGTTTGCATCCTTTAAGACTTATTCAAAAGATGTAGATCTGGTTAAAGTTGAATTAACTAATGATGGTCCACAACTCAATATTGATGAGGCCAGAAAAAAGCTAATGAAAACTCTTTTGATGTCTGAAAGTAATCTTGAAAAGAGAGCACAGACTTCTAAAGAAGCTTTTACTGAACTGTCGGTTGGTGCTTGTAGTGAAAAAATAAAACGTACTGTGAATGACATTAATTTTTCAGGGTTTGAAAAATTTGACCCTGTCTTTTATAAGATGTGTGCTCTTTTTAAAGTGAATCCACTAGCGCCTTTTAGAGCAAAAGTGGCCCAGTTCTTAGATATATATAAGGAGATTTATAAAGCTTATGTCTCTTGAAAAGATCCATGAATTAATTGAAAAGAATAAAACGTCTTCTATTTTTTCTTATGAAAAAATATGGACGCATCCGACTCCTATGCATAGGAAGTTTTGGACCTATCTTCTGCCTGATTCACACGCTTATCATTCTACGATTAATCCTATTTTTAGTTTTGAGCTGGAAGAAGGAAACTTTAAAGGGTTTCGGATTTTTCCTCTACTTTCGCTTAGAGATGGCGTTTATCCGTTGATGAAGTATTTTGCGGTTAATCCAGTTCCTCATGAAATTGATCCGGTTCTAATCGTTGATTCAAAGTTTTCGATGCTGGTTCCAAAGGCCTGGAGAGAGAAGGTTGTGTTGAGAGATCTTTTTGTGAATGAAAAGATTCTGGATATTCAAGCAAAAGAATTATTACTTCTGATTTCTCCTGATAAAGATTCAACACCTAAAGAAGTATTTGAAAAAGAGATGGATAGAGTCGCTTCTCAAATGTCAGCATTTGATAATGTAACAGTCCTGTTATCTAGCTGTGCGTTTTTAGGAGAAGAAGGTCACAACGAAGATTTTTCGTGGGGACATAAACTTCTGAAAATTGTTTTCGATAAACTTTCTGGAAAAAACATCAATATTATTGATTATAAAGAATTCCTAAAAAAGAATGTTTCTGAACTTAAGTTTCATTTTTTAAATCCTCTACAGTTTTATTTTTCAGATTCATCGCTCCTGCATGATCTTCTAAGGAGGGGAGCACTTCCTCTTGAAAAAATCGGCGAGAAGAAAGAAGGGGATTTATATGTTAATATTTCTATGAAACATGGATTCGTTTTGCATAAGAATTTTTCTGAAGATGAAATTGTAATGACTGAGACTCTTAAAGAGAAAATTTTTAAGGGAAGTATTTATGCTAGTAGCGAAGAGAACTTACTATCTACTAAAGAGTTTAAAGACTGGACCTTATTTGTTGCCCAAAGAATAAATCTTCTTCCATAAGTAACTTTTCATGCATGATCTATAGAATTTTTTATGGCCGGGAAATAAGGCCGAAAAATTTGACTTAAATCTCTTATCAAATTCATTTATAAAAGTGTAGAAATCAGCCTGATAGACAAATTTGAACGGATCAGCAGTTTTAGTGTTAACCCAGCTGACAATTCTGTCGTACTTATTGATCTCGTATTGTGAAAACTGCTTTAGTGTTTTCATATATTCTAAATCATCATTCATTTTACTTTTAAGTGAGTCGTCCGCAAGATTTGCGCGTAAGTATTCTGGCTCTTTTAGGTAAGAAATATCCAGAGTGATTCTTTTACCGGCATTCTTTTGTTCAACAATCCAGTCGAGTAGATCCTTAAATGAAGTAATTGATAGAATGTTATAGGTACACATTAAAATAATTTCGGATTCTGGTAATGAGTCAGTAATTAGTGAGATATTAGCTTTAAATTTATTTAAATCGAGCCCTTTGCGAATATAAGATGCTTGATCGTCGAAACCATCAAGGCTGGTATAAATTGAAAAAGCTTTGATCGCCTTGTGTGCGAATAAAACTTTTACCTGTGATATTAATTTTTGTAATTGGGTTGAGGAATAACTTAAATTAGTATTTATTGCAAGAGAGAGATTGGGAGCTGGATGATCTATTAAATAATCCAGAACTTTAAAAGTCTCTTTAGATAGAAGAGGTTCTCCACCAGTAATTCGGAAAACTCTTAAAGTCTTGACCATCTCTGGAAACCATAACCAGAAAGCTGTTACATAGGGATTATTTTCTTTAATGGCCTTTTCTCTGGGCATACGATGTTGATTAGAAGTCACCGGATATGGACCAAATTTTTGCATTTCGCTTTCAATGGACGAGCTAACATCGGCCATGCAGTAAGCACAATTTAAATTGCAATCTGAGCTGAAAATAACTTCGACATAAGTTGGAGATATTTTTTTATCCCATGGTGACTTGAGGGTTTCATCTAAGAGATCATAGGCCCAATTATCGGTAGATTTAATAAATCTGTCAGACAAGTGATCGCCTGCTGTGTCTTCAATTTTCCAACAATAGTCACACTCTGGTGGACGAATACCATCGAGCATTAATTTTCTTTGGAGCATTTTGAAGTGTGTATTATGAAGAGCAGATGGGTCTTTAATAATTTCTTCAACAGGAATTTTGTGTCTCATTGGATGATGACAACTGTGGGTATAACCACGACTCAGGTCAATTGTAACCTGATACCACTTTGCCAAGCAGAATCCATTAGGCGCATTTTTAATTGAATCAAGTTTCTGTTTGTTAATCATTCTTCAAGTAGACCTAATTGTTTTGCAAGACTTTGACTGTGATTGCTAAATTCTTCACTAGCAAGCGTATCAAGTCCACCTATTAGTCTTTTTAGGTGTTCCTGTAAGTTAGTAAAATCGACTGAGCCCTGATAACTGTAGCATCCCCATAGTTCCCACAAAACAGTTTTTTCTAATATATTTTTCTCATTGAGATCAAGAGGTCTATTCATTTTTAGATAACAGAGTTTGTTATAAAAAAGGGCGTAGATAACAGCAGGGAAGTCTATTTCAAGGGGAGCTTCTTCAAGTTCCATCAGTTTTATATAATGTTTTTTGAATTCGACCTGATCGACACCTAATAAAGATCCTAAATCGTCTATAAGATCCATGAATGGTTTTGGAGGCCCAAGTTCAATTTGCTCCATGTAATAAGCTGTTTTTTTTGGTCTTTCTTTTTTGAACCAATTAGCGACCAGGAATTTATGAAGAAAAATAATTTTTTCATAATGATCTGGTTTTTTAATGAGTTCGTATTTTTCGATAAGAAACGGATCTCTTCCTAGTTCGTATGTATTGACACACTCCAAGAGAGGCTGCTTAAGATCTTCGCTATAAATTAAGAGTTCACCAATAATAGGAAAAAACCTGCGGAAGACAGAGTGAGTATAGCTGATTTCTTTTATGAGATGCTTTTTAGACTTTTCAAAGACGATAGTGATGTCGATATCACTTTTTAAAAATTTCCAATAATCAAAACAGAACGAGTTCCTGTACCAGATGTCTTTTATCTCTGGATGGCTCGCTTTCACAATAATTTTGTAAAAGAGATAACAAGAATAATAGATTACTTTCTGAAAAAATCTCATTATCTAATTTAACTCTATTATATTCGCTCTTTCCAATGATAAAATTTCATAAAACAATGGGCTTGTCACGGTGAGTAGTTATGGAGACCAAATACAGAGTCGTCTCTGGTTCGATGGAGCCATTAATTCAGATTGGAGCGGAGCTGATACTTGAAAGTGTCAAACTTGAGGACCTTAAGAGGTTTGATATTTTGGTATTTAAAGAAACTCCGGTTTATATGTGTCACTATGTCTGGCATGTGAATAAAACCTTTAATAAGGGAGACATTATAACCCGTAGCTTAAAAGAAGGGCATTGTGATGATGCGTTCGGCTTCGACAAAGTTTTAGGCAGAGTTGTTAACTATAAAATTGGATTTTTTACGAAGTGTAGAATACTTCTTGGTTTGACATGAGTTATTTAAGAAAAATTTTAACATTAACTTATTATCAGATGAGATCCAGGTATCGTAAAACGCTTGCTGGATTTATCTGGGTTATCGCTAATCCGATTATCAATTTTTCAGTTCAGGCACTGGTTTTCAAACTTATATTAAAAATTAACATTGATCAGTATCCTGCCTTTTTATTGTCGGGTCTTCTACCTTGGTTTTTTATTTCTCAATCTGTAACTGCCTTGTCGGGAAGTTTAGTTGGATCCAGAGATTTACTATTAGGATTTAAGATCAGTCCTATGGATATTATTGCCAGTCAGGTTTTAGATAATTTTGTTAACTACATCGTTGCGGCCTTATTCCTTATTATTACGCTTATGACTTTTGGTTTGGTGAAAATTTCAGGGCTTCAAGTTTTGTTGTTTTTTGCAAATTCTTTAGTGCTTTTGCCTTTTGTTTTTATTATTACTGGCATCGTAAGTTTTCTGCATGTCTTTTACAGGGACGTTCAGTTTGTTACCAGCTTTGTGATGAATATTGCCTTTTTCCTAACGCCCATTTTTTATACAATCCAATACGTGAACCCTGAGTATCAATGGATTTATAATCTGAATATTTTTTATCCTATCGTGGCCTTATTTCAAGATTCATTTCATAGCTTAAATCTTAGGGCGTGGGCGAAAGATCTTGTGATAACAGTAGGGATAATTATTACTTGTAGTGGCATTTTAAAATTATTAATGACAAAAAAAATGAAGGATTTTTACATCAATGTCTAAAGATCTCATTTTAAAATTGAACGATTTTACGATTTCATATGAGCCTACTTATCATCGCTCCAGAACGGTGCGTGACTTTTTTGTTGAAGTCGTAAAAAATCCTTTTCATTATTTTTTTACCCATGCAGATCGTATGGTTGTTTTGAGAAAAGTTAACCTTGATATTAAAAAAGGCGATGTCATCGGTATTCTGGGAACGAATGGAGTGGGGAAAACTTCTTTGTGTCGTTATTTATCAGGGATTATTAAGCATCATAACGTTGAAATTTATGGCGAGACCAGGGCCTTATTTGATGGGAATGTGGCCATTTATCCTGACCTGACTGGAAGAGAAAATGCCATTGTTCTGGTTGAGTTGCTTTATAGCGAGTTATCAGTAAATGATAAAAAAGAGCTTATCGAAGAGGCCATTCATTTCAGTGAACTTCATGAACATATTGATACGCCAGTGAAAAACTATAGCCGCGGGATGAAGGCGAGGCTTTTTTTATCGCTTTTAACTTTCAGAGGAACGGATCTTTTGGTCATTGATGAAGCATTTGGTGGTACAGACCAATTCTTCAGCGAGAAGCTTGAAAAGAGAATTCAGCAGCTTATTTCAAAGTGTGGGGCAGTGGCGATTGTTAGTCACAGTACCGAAGAAATCAAAAAATATTGTAATCGAATCATAGTCTTACACGATAAACAGATTGCTTTTGATGGGTCTACATCAGACGGAATTAAGTTTTATAACTCCCTAAGAATCCCCCTTTAAAATTGAAGGAAATAAATTCCTTATATCGAAGCATATTACTCATGTAGTAATATTTAATATGGTTTGTTTTTTAAGAACAAACTGACGAGGAGGAATCAGGCCATGTCTCAAGGTTCAAAATTGATTCTAGATGCTAATTTACAAGCATTTTTCTACGAGCATCTTCAGGATTTTAACAATCGATCACTCGCACCACTTCCAACTGAAACCATTTTTTATTCCAGTCAGGTGATGGATAACTTTGGTAACTCTGAGAAATTCTTTGAACAGGTTAACGGCAAGGCCCGTGAAAAAATACTTGGGATTAAACTCATGGAGTCTTCTCAGTATCCTCGCGAAATGCAAAAAACGATTTT
Coding sequences within it:
- the meaB gene encoding methylmalonyl Co-A mutase-associated GTPase MeaB, whose protein sequence is MIDINNLIKGDRRTLAKAITLLESTKDSDRIEASELLDQALPHTGKSFRLGITGVPGVGKSSFIEAFGQFLIAKGHKVAVLAVDPSSPINGGSIMGDKTRMEKLSQEPNAFIRPSPTSGSLGGVSHKTREAALLCEAAGFDFILIETVGVGQSEYEVHSMVDFFAILMLPNAGDELQGIKRGILELADLIIVNKADGNMKQMAKAAVQQYSGALELLTSVSLWKPKVVTSSSVEKIGISEIYDILTEYKNTSNIVDQIKEKRSDQNKDWFNKLIHELIELKINSKLEFKKQKADLEKDVATSKTSPLKAAHKLVDTILFKEK
- a CDS encoding biotin/lipoyl-containing protein; amino-acid sequence: MRTYLIDNDKNEYIVDLTKTITHSAEMVEFEFRTIKDQKELNKETIFVRKLADQYFASTDGTRWNKLARQDSPGIMLNVDRVFKLYRGYKPSSLGGGDEGGLFTQMPGKVVKIDCKVGDKVSKGQALLILEAMKMENEIKCGTDGIVKAIHVKVGDALDNGVLMIEVEAE
- the scpA gene encoding methylmalonyl-CoA mutase; amino-acid sequence: MLKDWEKLVEKETKGKKPSDLTWNSPEGIPVKAFYSKADIEKLQYTDTMPGIEPFIRGPKATMYAGRPWTIRQYAGFSTAEESNNFYRKALAAGAQGVSVAFDLATHRGYDSDHPRVSGDVGKAGVAIDSVEDMKILFDGIPLDKVSVSMTMNGAVLPILANYIVAAEEQGVTQDKLSGTIQNDILKEFMVRNTYIFPPAPSMRAIADIFSYTAKNMPKFNSISISGYHMQEAGADAALELAYTIADGKEYIETAIKSGMNIDDFAPRLSFFFGIGMNFYMEIAKLRAARFLWNKVVSKYNPTKEDSKMLRTHCQTSGWSLTEQDPYNNVIRTTIEAMAAVFGGTQSLHTNAFDEAIALPTEFSARIARNTQIIIQEETHITNVVDPWGGSYMMESLTQEMINRAEEIMAEVEQAGGMAKAIETGLPKLNIEKSAAIKQARIDKGLDVIVGVNKHRLQTEDSIETLEIDNHAVRDSQIERLNHLRTHRDDHAVMQALEDLTDYARTGNGNGLDLAIKAARLRASIGEITYALERVWGRYNANSQTVTGVYGKSFEKDENWMKITEDIKSFVERHGRRPRMLVAKMGQDGHDRGAKVIATAFADVGFDIDLAPLFSTPAEVAKQAVENDVHVVGVSSQAAGHKTLIPELMAELKKLGADDIIVVAGGVIPKTDYDFLTKAGVKGIFGPGTVIPVAARDVLAAIEANLTDKK
- a CDS encoding acetyl-CoA carboxylase biotin carboxylase subunit, with amino-acid sequence MSKITSGNKRILIINRGEIAARIAKACRELGHTAVGVWTDNEVQAKHLEVCDEWVRLPGSTNAETYLNIPNILEVCKKYQIDGVHPGYGFLSENTEFSQALVDNGIVWIGPHPEAVRVMGDKAVSKEFAKKVGMPVVPGSTGPVKTIEEAIKIANEIKYPILLKAVAGGGGRGMRTCFNEQDVRNNFEAVGREAASAFKNGDLLVEKFIVNPHHIEVQILADRKGNVFHFFERECSIQRRHQKIVEEAPSPFIGDDEELRQRVCNSAVKLAKAINYDSAGTVELIMGEDKEFYFLEMNTRIQVEHPITEEITGIDLIVCMIQSAFGEDLGIPSQEWIKRTGHAIECRICAEDPITMLPAPGTVTGCETNFPQGTRFDNCLYKGLQVTPDFDPMVGKLVVKGILREVAIRKMRAALDGLLLEGLKTNIPLHKVIMRNEVFINGKYSTNFIATEKPQEQVVTDMNFTSIYKQIAGIEARRMGL